In Sphingomonas sp. LT1P40, the following are encoded in one genomic region:
- a CDS encoding spinster family MFS transporter, with amino-acid sequence MATDHMPHHQAGADTVRHGHSGFVLGMLCFVYVLNFLDRQLVSILAKPIQDGLQITDSQLGYVTGFYFALFYCFIAIPVGWLADRSNRTKILSLACGLWSGATIACGMAGNYGQLAAARMAVGIGEAGGVPPSYAIISDTFPRERRGTAMGIFNLGPPIGSALGVAFGASLAAAYDWRVPFYVVGAIGIVTAILVYFLVPEPVRGRYDPAPAAVSTRPEPSFGQSISGFFSNKLLAVAALASGAANFITYGLANFATLFLMREKGMTLDEVAIWYALAVGLGMGTGIFVSGKLIDRYAVRNKAAYATIPALSLVLALPFFLGFAAADRWEVALALLFVPLFLNSFFLPATVTFVQGEVAPGARVISGALLLLVMNLVGLGLGPTFVGVASDFFRPDYGGHSLQMAFYALAPMYLVAALLFLWLARLIKRSSATGAA; translated from the coding sequence ATGGCGACCGACCACATGCCGCATCACCAGGCGGGTGCAGATACCGTCCGACACGGCCATTCCGGCTTCGTGCTGGGCATGCTGTGCTTTGTCTATGTGCTAAACTTCCTTGATCGCCAGCTGGTCTCCATTCTGGCGAAACCGATTCAGGACGGGTTGCAGATCACGGACAGCCAGCTCGGCTATGTCACCGGCTTTTACTTCGCATTGTTTTATTGCTTCATTGCGATTCCGGTCGGCTGGCTGGCGGACCGCTCGAACCGGACCAAAATTCTGTCGCTTGCCTGCGGCCTGTGGAGCGGTGCGACCATCGCTTGCGGCATGGCGGGCAATTACGGCCAGCTCGCCGCCGCCCGCATGGCAGTCGGCATCGGCGAGGCGGGCGGGGTGCCGCCTTCTTACGCGATCATCTCCGACACCTTCCCGCGCGAACGGCGGGGCACCGCGATGGGCATCTTCAACCTCGGCCCGCCGATCGGTTCTGCTTTGGGCGTGGCCTTTGGCGCATCGCTGGCGGCAGCCTATGACTGGCGGGTGCCGTTCTATGTCGTGGGCGCGATCGGTATCGTCACGGCGATCCTCGTCTATTTCCTCGTGCCCGAGCCGGTCCGCGGCCGCTATGATCCCGCACCAGCCGCCGTCAGCACCCGTCCGGAACCGAGCTTCGGCCAATCGATCAGCGGATTTTTCAGTAACAAGTTGCTGGCGGTCGCCGCGCTCGCCAGCGGTGCCGCCAATTTCATCACTTATGGGTTGGCCAACTTTGCGACCCTGTTCCTGATGCGCGAAAAGGGCATGACGCTGGACGAGGTTGCGATCTGGTATGCTTTGGCGGTCGGACTCGGCATGGGCACGGGCATCTTTGTCTCGGGCAAGCTGATCGATCGCTATGCCGTCCGGAACAAGGCGGCCTATGCGACGATTCCGGCGCTGTCGCTGGTGCTGGCACTGCCCTTTTTTCTCGGCTTTGCGGCAGCCGACCGATGGGAGGTCGCGCTTGCGCTCCTGTTCGTGCCACTGTTCCTCAATTCCTTCTTCCTCCCCGCGACGGTGACGTTCGTGCAGGGCGAGGTCGCTCCGGGCGCGCGGGTGATTTCCGGCGCGTTGCTGCTGCTGGTCATGAACCTTGTCGGCCTCGGCCTCGGCCCGACGTTCGTGGGTGTCGCCAGCGATTTCTTCCGCCCAGATTATGGCGGTCATTCGCTGCAGATGGCCTTTTACGCGCTGGCGCCGATGTATCTCGTCGCCGCTCTGCTGTTTCTGTGGCTCGCCCGGCTGATCAAGCGATCCTCGGCGACTGGCGCGGCATGA
- a CDS encoding 3-hydroxyacyl-CoA dehydrogenase family protein, whose translation MKAGVVGAGLMGAEIALVFALAGHDVLLHDRSEDALASAVERLRGILDKGVSREFYTTEAAEAALTRIQPVSAIAAMSDCALVTEAVYESLDAKTAVLRALDEACQSMCIIASNTSTLPISTLAAAVTPDRRARFLGTHYFSPVSRMKLVEVIPGFATDDAVVDEVTSVLSAIGKQPVRIKDVAGFAVNRMLHALLIEAVKLVEEGVATPADLDAACRLGLGHPVGPFAMMDIVTSDLCLQVQDILHDAYGERFRPPALLKQRVAAGLGGGRGRAGWIETKRNG comes from the coding sequence GCGCGGGGCTGATGGGGGCGGAGATCGCGCTGGTCTTTGCGCTCGCCGGTCATGACGTCTTGCTGCACGACCGCAGCGAGGACGCGCTGGCCAGCGCGGTCGAGCGGCTTCGCGGGATCCTTGACAAGGGTGTCTCCCGGGAATTTTACACGACCGAAGCAGCAGAGGCGGCGCTGACCCGCATTCAACCCGTCTCCGCGATTGCCGCGATGAGCGACTGTGCGCTGGTTACCGAAGCGGTCTACGAATCGCTCGATGCAAAGACCGCCGTGCTGCGCGCGCTCGACGAAGCGTGCCAGTCGATGTGCATCATCGCGTCGAACACCTCGACCCTGCCCATTTCCACGCTGGCCGCTGCTGTGACGCCCGATCGCCGCGCGCGTTTCCTCGGCACCCATTATTTCTCGCCGGTCTCGCGCATGAAGCTGGTCGAGGTGATCCCCGGCTTTGCCACCGACGATGCGGTGGTGGACGAAGTGACGAGCGTACTGAGCGCGATCGGCAAGCAGCCGGTCAGGATCAAGGACGTGGCGGGTTTCGCGGTCAACCGGATGCTGCACGCCCTGCTGATCGAAGCGGTCAAGCTGGTCGAGGAGGGCGTTGCGACGCCGGCCGATCTCGATGCCGCGTGTCGCCTCGGCCTGGGCCACCCGGTTGGCCCGTTCGCAATGATGGATATCGTCACATCCGATCTGTGCCTGCAGGTGCAGGATATCCTGCACGATGCCTATGGCGAGCGGTTCCGCCCGCCCGCGCTGCTGAAGCAGCGCGTCGCCGCCGGGCTGGGCGGTGGCAGGGGCCGCGCCGGCTGGATCGAAACGAAACGGAACGGATAG